DNA from Maridesulfovibrio ferrireducens:
ATCGCAAAGGTTTACCGTGTCCGGCAATCAGGAAGAATTCAGGGAATTTTTTACGATAGCTTTTAATTGTGGTGACAGACACGCCTGAGGTCGCGGCGAGGTCTTTGTGTGTGAGTGTGTCTGTGCCCATCGGTCAGGATTATCCTGTTTTTGAGTTTTTTTTAGGTTGAATCTTAATGGGGCAGGACGGACCGGATTCAGGATTTCGCGTTTAGTTCTTTTGAGTCGGGTACCCATATAACTGAGGCGCGAATAAAAACCCTTTCCGGTTCCGTCCAATACCGCATTCTGTCTATTTAGGAACGATCTATGGGAGGTAGATCGTCGCCTTCAGAGTGCGATGCAGTGAAATTTTTATTCTTTATGGGTTATCGATAACTGTAATCGTCTGACAGGTCAATAGGGAGTGTCTTTGCCTATATCCTTTCAAGCCACGCTTTCTGACTGTAGTAAGCTGTTCCGAATCCTAAATCTGTAATCAGCGGTTCTATAATTTTGTTAGAGCTGTGATCATGTTTCAACCAGCCGCCTCTTCTGATGATTGCAGCGTCCGGGTGTATTGTTTCGTCAAAACATATTTTAATTTTCATGCTGCCAAGTTTTGTGGTCAGCATGGCCTTCTCTCCTTCTTTTAAGTCATTAAGGTTTGGAGATTCGGGAGATATGATAAGTTCAGGTGTTCCGGCTTGATGTTCTTCTGGGATTTGTGAATGTAAGTAATTTTTTCTGAGCAGGGATAATAAATTAAAGCCTTTCCCGTTTGATTCTTCGACACTGAGCTTTTTGGGAAGCGTAAACTTCCCATTATTGGATTTAAAATTGAAGCTTTCGTACGCAATTGAAGGCCAGTCACATTTCGCAAATCCTTTTTCCTTTAGTTGTTCAAAGGTAAAAAGGGTGGTTGAAGATTTAAGTGCTTTTTCAAAACAAAGTTCAGCTTCCGGAATCAGGTTTTTGTCCAAAACCATAGCTGCCAGTGTTTTGATTATTTCAAAATCAGATTTTACTGAGCCTCGCGGAGTTAAAACTTTTGCAGACCAGTTGACGTAATTGTGAAGCGCACTGCCAATAATTTCATCACGTTCCATGGTCAGGGCGCAAGGCAGGATTAAATCAGAACGCATGGCGGTGTCATTCATGAAAGCGTCAACTGTTACAACAAATTCGCAGTTTTCAAGGGTGCGGGCGGTGGATTCACAATTCGGAGTTTGGTTTGCCAAATTCGTACCGTCAATCCAGATAAATTTTACTTTTTTTTCTCTCTTCGCTAGTTCGCTTTCAAGTTTTTGCAGGAGAACATTGTTATCGTTTTTTGTTTCGGGAGTAGCCGCCCATGATGAAAAATTTCGGCCTGATGAAATGTTATAATAAAAGCCTGTCCCGGATTTTCCCATTTGTCCACTTAGCGCGCATAGTGAGCAGATATAGGAAATGTTTTCACTTCCAAAGGTGTGTCTTTGCACTCCCCAACCGATAAGCGACGATACTTTTTTGTTCGATATATAGATCTTACTAAGTTCTCGAATAGTTTTTAAATCTACTCCGCAGAGTTCAGATAGATTATTGAGATCAAAGGTTTGAATGAGCTTTTTGAACAGTTCAAATCCGCTGCTTTTTTTAATTAAGCTAGAGCTTATTTTATTTGATTCAAGTAAAATTTTGATTAACGCTGCTGCCAGAAATCTGTCTGTGCCGGGCCGGATTGTGATGATTTTGTCACTGAATTTTTCGTTGCCGTCGCCGCCCGGAGAAATGGAAATAACAAGTTTGTCTTTTTTTATGGCATCTTTGATATACGCAGCGGTGTGAAGAGAGCTTCGGGAAAGATCTTTGCCCCAGTTGATTATTATATCGGCATTGCTGAGTTCAGATAAATCGTTTTGCTCAAGCGACCCGAAGGCTCTGACTATTGCTTCACATCCGGCTTCGTCGCAAAGGGACCCGTAAGTTTCAAGAGTTCCAAGTGTTCTGAAAAAAATATTGCTGGCATCAGCAAGCACGCCTCTATAGCCGTAACCACGGACATGCAGAATTTCTTGAGGATCTAATGAATTGAGTTTGTCAGCGCAGAGTCTAAAAGCTTTTTCCCATGAGATCAGCTCAAAGGAGCCGTTTCTTTTTAATAGGGGATTAGTAATTCTATCTGGATGATTGATGCGTTTTAAAAGGTTTTTTCCTTTTGCACATATAAATCCATTGGTAACGGGATGTTCAGGATTGCCTTTCAGGATGATCTTATTGTTTTCCGTTTCAACTACGAATGAACAGCTGTCGGGGCAATCTAATGAACATGCGGATATTTTCATTGATGACCTCTTAAAATTGGATCGTTTTTTTATTCAAAGCTGAGTCAGCAGGGGAATCAATTTTGAAAGCGTGTAAGCAGGGAAATTATGAAAAGAACAGCCAGCGCCGCCATCAAAATAGTGTTGATATTGATGCCGCCTTTGAGTTTCTGTTTTCTCCGGTACCCGAATATCAGAAAGAGGATGAATATGAATATTAGCAGCTTGTACATATGATAGAGGGAGCCATCGAAATATTATTTAAGTAAAAATCACATCTGACGCGTTTAAATCAGTTTGCACGATTTAAATACGGTCCGCCAGAGTTTTATCAGCTTGAAGTTGTATCCGGAGTGATTAAATGAATGGTTTGATTAAAGGGGAAGAAAGTCTTCCCCTTTAAATATAGTATGTTAGATTACTTTATTAAGCGGATACTCAATAATTCCTTCTGCGCCCATTGTTATGAGTTCAGGGATGAGTTCGCGGACAGCAACTTCTTCTATCATGATTTCAACTGAAACCCATGCTGCATCGGAAAGCTCTGAAACAGTAGGAGAGTTCAGGCTTGGCATAACTTTCATTGCTTCGGGAAGAATAGCTTTAGGCATATTCATCTTAAGGCCGACCATTTTCTGAGCTTTAAGTGCGCCCTGTAGAAGTAAATTGATGTTTTCAATCTTTTTACGTTTCCAAGGGTTAGCCCATGCTTTTTTGTTGGCAATCAGCATGGTGTTTGTGGACATCAGGTCGGATATAATGCGAAGTCCGTTTGCTTTGATGGTTGTACCTGTTTCGGTAACTTCAACGATAGCATCGCAAAGCCCTTCTACAACTTTCGCTTCTGTTGCGCCCCATGAGTATGAAACTTCAACTGGAACGTTGATTGATTCAAAGTATCTTTTGGTGAAGCCCATAAGTTCTGTGGAGATTCTTTTGCCGGCAAGGTCTTGTGCTGTCTGGTAAGGAGAATCTCCTGCAACAGCGAGAACCCAGCGTGCTGCGCGGTTGCTTACTTTGGAGTAAACAAGGCTTGAGACTTCAACAACATCAGATTCATTTTCGAGGATCCAGTCTTTTCCGGTAAGTCCTACATCAAGAGTTCCGTTTTCAACATACTGAGAAATTTCCTGCGCACGGCACATGGCACATGTCAGTTCCTCATCGTTGACATCCGGGAAATAATTGCGGTGGTGCAGATTTATTTTCCAGCCTGATTTTTCAAAAAGATTGATTGTAGCATCTTGTAGGGAGCCTTTAGGAAGGCCGATTTTGAGCATATTGGACATTATTTGTAAACCTCCTTGGGGTCAAAAATATAGGGCGCGCATTCTGTAACGGCGCCGTCCTTAAGTTCACGGAAAAAACAACTTCTGTAACCTTTGTGGCACGCAGCTCCACCGATCTGATCAATCAGCAAGACTAACGTATCGTCATCACAATCAATTCTGATGGACTTTATTTTCTGAACATGGCCTGATGTTCCGCCCTTATGCCAGAGGGTGTTACGACTTCTGCTCCAATAATGAGCATCACCGGTTTCAAGGGTTTTGTTCCATGCTTCCTCGTTCATGTATGCCATCATCAGGACTTCTCCTGTTTCGGCATCCTGTGCTATGGCAGGTACGAGTCCGTTCATTTTTTCAAAATCAGGCTTCATCATACAATCCTCTGATTTGGTAGGCGTTTGCAGCCGCTTGAATTTTAAAGTTTTTAAGGAAAGATTACTTCGGATACTCACCAATCTGAATTAGTCCCTATAAGCGAAAAAAAGCGCCGGCCTGAGTCTCAGGCGGCGCTTTTAAGTGTGCTTGTAGGTAAATGCGATTTATTCGCTTTTATCCTGACACTCCTTACAAACGCCGAAGAGGTACATTTCATGATGGGTAAGCACAAATCCGTGCTTCTTTGCGAGTTCTTCCTGAAGATGTTCAATTTCAGGATCAACGGCTTCAATGGTCTTGCCGCAATGTTCGCAAACTAAATGGTCGTGATGATCATGACCATATTTATGCTCATAACGGAGCACGCCATCATTGAAATCAACAGCCTTAGCAATGCCGGATTCGGCTAGGAGTTTTAGGGTACGGTAAACAGTCGCCTGTCCGATGGAAGAGTCTTCTTTACGGATAAGATTGTACAGTTCTTCAGACGAAATATGCCCTTCTTCATTAAGAAAAGCTTCAAGAATAGCTCGTCTCTGAGGGGTCATTTTAAGTCTCTGTTTGGACAGATATTCTGAAAAAATGTCTTTCGCTGATTTCATTAACTGTACTCGATTGACTGATTATTACCGTTATTGATAAATTTTTCTACAATGTAATAAAGGTAAATGTCAAATCCTCATTGCTCATATTTCGACATAATAGTATCAATGTCGCAACTTAAAGGCGATTTGAAGTTATATATGGGTAAGAATTTTACAAGGAGCTTAGAAATGGAACTTGATAAATTTATAGCCGAATGGGATCAAGACCCCGCCGGTGTTAAAGAAACATTTATTACATTAAAAACTTTGCTGGAATCACTTGATGCAACTGATCTGGTTTTTAAAACCAGACCGGGTGTAACTTATTCTCTTCGCGGAGTAAAAAATACGCAGAGCAAATGGCCTCTTTATGTAATGGTTGATGTAATAGATGATGATCCTTCCGATCGCTGGCTTTCAGTTTGTTTTTTCGGTGATACAATAACCGACCCTGACGAACTTGGTGATCTTGTTCCCGGTGGACTGCTCGGTGAAGACGGGCATTGTTTCGATGCAGACAGCCCTGCTATGAAGGATTATCTTGTAGCCAGAATTACGGAAGCCCACTCAAATCAGTAGGTTGACGAAGACTTACGCTTCGCTTTTACTCTAAAAAAATAACTGGCATGTATTTAAATACATGCCAGTTATTTTTTTCTGCGAGTTCGAAATTAATAAAAGCTTTCTTAGTTTTTTGATTGAATAATTGAGCTTTTTATTGGTATCCCGTAGTTTGTTTTGTCTCATTGCTATTGAAAAAATACGGAGTGATTATGAGTGAACAGGAAATTCATACTCAGGAAGATTTGCTTGTTATTGAAAAAATGCTGCTGCCGTTTAATCAATTTGTAAAAATTGAATCATCCGGTGGGGTTGTACTTATACTTTGTACTATTATTGCTTTGATATGGGCGAATTCCCCTTTGGCTCATTATTATGAAGAATTCAAAAATATTCCTCTTACGGTCGGAGCCGGGGAGTTTATTCTTTCGAAGCCTGCAATTCTATGGATTAATGACGGCCTTATGGCTGTGTTTTTCTTTTTGGTGGGGCTTGAAATCAAGCGTGAAGTCTTAGTCGGGGAGCTTAATTCCTTGAGGCAGGCATCATTACCGATTTGTGCAGCTGTGGGGGGGATGGTTGTCCCTGCTCTTGTCTATGCCTATTTCAATTACGGTACGTCTTCTGTACACGGTTGGGGCATTCCTATGGCGACTGACATTGCGTTCAGTCTCGGGGTACTTTCTCTGCTGGGTGACCGCGTGCCCGTCAGTCTGAAAATTTTTCTAACAGCAATCGCTATAGTTGATGATATCGGGGCCATTCTGGTTATCGCTATTTTTTATTCTTCTGGTGTATCTCTTTGGATCATAGGTCTCGGACTTTTATTTTTCCTGGTGATGGTCATGCTCAACCGGATGGGGGGCAGAGCTCCTTTTCCTTACCTAATTCTGGGTGTTTTTATGTGGTTCGCATTTTTAAAAAGCGGAGTTCACGCGACGGTTGCCGGAGTTTTAGCAGCAATGACAATTCCAGCTTCCACAACTCTTTGCTGTGGAAATTTTGTTTCTTCGATTCGTAAAAGTCTTATGGAATATGAACTTGCAGGAGGTAGGAGCCCGGTTACTCTTTCCAATAAGGAAATGCTTTCTTCGCTTGAGGAGATGCACAATGATATTTTAATGGCTTCACCCCCTTTGAAAAGGATTGAGCATAATCTTCATTATTTTGTAGCCTTCGCTATTATGCCGATATTTGCTCTTGCAAATGCCGGAATAAGTTTTTCTTCGGATAGCGGCGGCGGACTTGATGTTTTTCACCCGGTAAGTATCGGTATATTTTTTGGGCTTATTGTTGGTAAAACTGTCGGGATCTGTCTGGCCAGCTGGGTGGCTATTAAAATTGGTATTGCGGATAGACCTGTGACCATGCAGACCGGACATTTTTTAGGAGCAGCGCTACTTGCCGGTATCGGTTTCACCATGTCTATTTTTATTGCCACTCTTGCATGGGGAAATCATGCGGAATTTATTGTGGATGCAAAGTTCAGTATTCTGGCAGCCTCCGCGGTAGCAGGGCTTCTTGGTTTTCTTGTTTTACGCAGCTGTTCGCTTTCACTTACATGCAACAAGTCTAATCAGTTATGACAATCGAGTTAAGCAAAGAGCAGGTGCAGGCTGTTGTGGCTCGTTACAGTGAAGATCTTGAATGGGTTAAGGATCTTCATTGCTTCGCAACTGTTTATAACAAGGGAGAAACAGTTGTGGAAGGCGCAGTTTCTTTACCCAATATAGGCAGGGAGGCCCATACTTATCTGACTCATATTGTAAGGAATTATTCTGATCTACCAGAGTTTACGGTGTTTTTGCAGGGTGCACCCTTTTTTCATATGGAAGAGGGGGCTGATTGCACTACGTTGGTCAACCTTATTCAGGCAACGGTTACAAAAAATGTTCCTTTTAAGGGATTTGCCTGGTTCAGGCTCCGTTGTGACCGTTTAGGGAGACCTCATCAAATGTCTGATCCTGCAAGCAGAGGAAAATGGTCAGGGTGGGGTAAAGATATTCCTGTAGGTGATTTGTATGAAAAACTTTTCAACCGGACCTCTCCTGAGCAATTTATTGCGAGCGCAGCTACAGGTCTTTTTATGGTTCGAAGAGATCGAATTCTTACCCGCCCCTTGGATTTTTATAAAAAAGCACTTTCGATAATTGAAGCAGATCCCCGTGATACGAATAACACCGGGCACGCCTTTGAACGTTTATGGCAGGTTATTTTTAACGGCAGCAACACTATAAATCCCTAACTTTTATATCTTTTACATTTATTTTACCCTCCTTTATTAATTAATTCATTACAAAGACAATTGATCAAAAATGTAAGGTCAGCCGCGACTTTTGTATGTATATTTTGTCTTGAAAAAGAGTGAACAGCGTTTACAAAGTGAGCACTGCTTGCTACTTCCATTCTTATGACAACATCCACCAGAAAGAAAATAGAACATGATCGTATGCGGCAGCTGATTA
Protein-coding regions in this window:
- a CDS encoding Fur family transcriptional regulator gives rise to the protein MKSAKDIFSEYLSKQRLKMTPQRRAILEAFLNEEGHISSEELYNLIRKEDSSIGQATVYRTLKLLAESGIAKAVDFNDGVLRYEHKYGHDHHDHLVCEHCGKTIEAVDPEIEHLQEELAKKHGFVLTHHEMYLFGVCKECQDKSE
- the nhaA gene encoding Na+/H+ antiporter NhaA, which encodes MSEQEIHTQEDLLVIEKMLLPFNQFVKIESSGGVVLILCTIIALIWANSPLAHYYEEFKNIPLTVGAGEFILSKPAILWINDGLMAVFFFLVGLEIKREVLVGELNSLRQASLPICAAVGGMVVPALVYAYFNYGTSSVHGWGIPMATDIAFSLGVLSLLGDRVPVSLKIFLTAIAIVDDIGAILVIAIFYSSGVSLWIIGLGLLFFLVMVMLNRMGGRAPFPYLILGVFMWFAFLKSGVHATVAGVLAAMTIPASTTLCCGNFVSSIRKSLMEYELAGGRSPVTLSNKEMLSSLEEMHNDILMASPPLKRIEHNLHYFVAFAIMPIFALANAGISFSSDSGGGLDVFHPVSIGIFFGLIVGKTVGICLASWVAIKIGIADRPVTMQTGHFLGAALLAGIGFTMSIFIATLAWGNHAEFIVDAKFSILAASAVAGLLGFLVLRSCSLSLTCNKSNQL
- the hisI gene encoding phosphoribosyl-AMP cyclohydrolase, with protein sequence MMKPDFEKMNGLVPAIAQDAETGEVLMMAYMNEEAWNKTLETGDAHYWSRSRNTLWHKGGTSGHVQKIKSIRIDCDDDTLVLLIDQIGGAACHKGYRSCFFRELKDGAVTECAPYIFDPKEVYK
- a CDS encoding DUF3431 domain-containing protein, which translates into the protein MTIELSKEQVQAVVARYSEDLEWVKDLHCFATVYNKGETVVEGAVSLPNIGREAHTYLTHIVRNYSDLPEFTVFLQGAPFFHMEEGADCTTLVNLIQATVTKNVPFKGFAWFRLRCDRLGRPHQMSDPASRGKWSGWGKDIPVGDLYEKLFNRTSPEQFIASAATGLFMVRRDRILTRPLDFYKKALSIIEADPRDTNNTGHAFERLWQVIFNGSNTINP
- a CDS encoding molybdopterin-dependent oxidoreductase, coding for MKISACSLDCPDSCSFVVETENNKIILKGNPEHPVTNGFICAKGKNLLKRINHPDRITNPLLKRNGSFELISWEKAFRLCADKLNSLDPQEILHVRGYGYRGVLADASNIFFRTLGTLETYGSLCDEAGCEAIVRAFGSLEQNDLSELSNADIIINWGKDLSRSSLHTAAYIKDAIKKDKLVISISPGGDGNEKFSDKIITIRPGTDRFLAAALIKILLESNKISSSLIKKSSGFELFKKLIQTFDLNNLSELCGVDLKTIRELSKIYISNKKVSSLIGWGVQRHTFGSENISYICSLCALSGQMGKSGTGFYYNISSGRNFSSWAATPETKNDNNVLLQKLESELAKREKKVKFIWIDGTNLANQTPNCESTARTLENCEFVVTVDAFMNDTAMRSDLILPCALTMERDEIIGSALHNYVNWSAKVLTPRGSVKSDFEIIKTLAAMVLDKNLIPEAELCFEKALKSSTTLFTFEQLKEKGFAKCDWPSIAYESFNFKSNNGKFTLPKKLSVEESNGKGFNLLSLLRKNYLHSQIPEEHQAGTPELIISPESPNLNDLKEGEKAMLTTKLGSMKIKICFDETIHPDAAIIRRGGWLKHDHSSNKIIEPLITDLGFGTAYYSQKAWLERI
- the hisG gene encoding ATP phosphoribosyltransferase; translated protein: MSNMLKIGLPKGSLQDATINLFEKSGWKINLHHRNYFPDVNDEELTCAMCRAQEISQYVENGTLDVGLTGKDWILENESDVVEVSSLVYSKVSNRAARWVLAVAGDSPYQTAQDLAGKRISTELMGFTKRYFESINVPVEVSYSWGATEAKVVEGLCDAIVEVTETGTTIKANGLRIISDLMSTNTMLIANKKAWANPWKRKKIENINLLLQGALKAQKMVGLKMNMPKAILPEAMKVMPSLNSPTVSELSDAAWVSVEIMIEEVAVRELIPELITMGAEGIIEYPLNKVI